The genomic stretch TCCAACCGCGTGTGCACACAGAAGGACTGCCGGAATTCAATTCGTTTCCGGGGAACAATGTTCGATATCGCAAGTCCGGTCATCATCATTGCTGTCAATCACTGAAGACATGCAGCAGGAAGAAGAACGCCTGCCTGATTCACCTGTTGCCTGAAACCGTTTGCGAAGGTGCCGATCTCGAAGAAGCCCGCAAGCGACAGAAAGATGGGCTATTACCGTCTCGTTAACCTGGTAAGACTGGTGATAGTTCTTCTGTCCGGTCACCTCTGCTGCCCGAAGGCCGCATTCCATTTCAGGTCCGAATCCCGGAAGGATCCGGCTCACTCGTCGGCAGACACCACAGTCAGGTTATTGCCGTCGACATAGAGAATTTCGGACGTCTCCGGCTGCCATTCCGTAACGAATTTTGACGCATCGTCTTGCTTATCCAGGTGATAACCTCGACGCGATTTACCCCATTTCACACCGAACGCAAAACCCCTGAAAATAAGGGCTTCCGGACAATTGCCGCATCGAATCGTCTTCGTTTTTCGCTCGAACCTTGAGGCGATTCCCGAGCGAAATCGAGAAGTGCGTCGAAAAAGAAAAAGCCGCACAGCTCAATGCTGTACGGCTTTCACCGGTTGATCGGATTATGACCTCACAGGCCGTCGATCAGATCTGATCCAGAGCCTGTTTCAGGTCGCCAATAATGTCGTCGATGTCTTCGATCCCGACGGAAAGTCGGACGAACTCGGGACGGACGCCGGTCGAAAGCTGCTCTTCGGTCGAAAGCTGCTGGTGCGTTGTGCTCGCCGGATGAATGATCAGCGACTTCGCATCGCCGATGTTGGCCAGGTGCGAGAACAGCTTCACGCTGTTGATCAGCTTGATCCCTTTCTCACGCTGCTGTTCCGGAGAGTCGCCGGCAATGCCGAAGCCGAAGACCGAGCTGCAACCGCGTGGCAGATACTTCTTGCCCAGCTCGTAGCTGGCGTGCGACTTCAGTCCGGTGTGATTCACCCACGAGACCTTGGGATGATCGTCGAGGAATTCGGCGACCTTCTGAGCATTCTCGCTATGCCGCGGCATCCGCAGGTGCAGCGTTTCGAGCCCCTGCAGGAACTGGAACGCATTGAACGGACTCATCGAAGCTCCGGTGTCGCGCAGAATTTGCGTGCGAGCTTTAATGATGTAGGCCATGTTCATCGGGCCGAAAGTTTCGAAGAACTTCATACCGTGATAGCTCGGCTCCGGCTCGGTCAGTTCGGGGAACTTTCCGTTATCCCAGGGGAAGTCTCCCTTCTCGATGAGAATTCCGCCGATCGTGGTGCCGTGACCGCCAATGAACTTCGTACAGGAATGCACGACGATATCGGCTCCCCACTTGAACGGCTGACACAGGTACGGCGACGCGGTCGTGTTATCGACGATCAGCGGAATGCCGGCATCGTGAGCAATCTTGGCGATCGCTTCGATATCCGGGACATCGGCGCGAGGATTCCCGACGGTTTCGACGAAAATAGCCCGGGTGTTGTCATCGATCGCCGCCTTGAAGCTCGACGGATCGGTCTGATCGACGAACTTGCAGTCGATGCCCAGCTTCGGCAGCGTGTAGTGGAACAGGTTGTAGGTTCCGCCGTACAAGCTCGACGACGACACAACGTTCTTCCCGGCTCCCATAATGTTCAGGATGGAGTAAGTCACAGCCGATGAACCGGAGGCCAGCGCCAGTGCCCCCGAACCGCCTTCCAGAGCAGCCAGACGCTTCTCCAGCACATCGCACGTCGGATTCATCAGCCGCGAGTAGATGTTGCCGAACTCCTGCAATCCGAACAGTCGAGCGGCGTGGTCGGTATCGTTGAAGACGTAAGACGTCGTCTGATAAATCGGCACGGCTCGGGAATTGGTCGTCGGATCAGGCACCTGCCCGGCGTGGAGGCAAAGCGTGTCGGGACCGTAATTCGGTTCTTCACTCATGGTGTCAGCTTTCGTTGGTGTTAGACAAGAAGTTTAGGTTCGACAACTCGGATAGCATTGAGTTGAAGAGATTTCTGCGACTAGGGACTTGTGAGAAACGCAATTCAACCAGTGAATGGGCAGGTTAGATGTTGGAAACAAGTCGCTGA from Rubinisphaera margarita encodes the following:
- a CDS encoding O-acetylhomoserine aminocarboxypropyltransferase/cysteine synthase family protein gives rise to the protein MSEEPNYGPDTLCLHAGQVPDPTTNSRAVPIYQTTSYVFNDTDHAARLFGLQEFGNIYSRLMNPTCDVLEKRLAALEGGSGALALASGSSAVTYSILNIMGAGKNVVSSSSLYGGTYNLFHYTLPKLGIDCKFVDQTDPSSFKAAIDDNTRAIFVETVGNPRADVPDIEAIAKIAHDAGIPLIVDNTTASPYLCQPFKWGADIVVHSCTKFIGGHGTTIGGILIEKGDFPWDNGKFPELTEPEPSYHGMKFFETFGPMNMAYIIKARTQILRDTGASMSPFNAFQFLQGLETLHLRMPRHSENAQKVAEFLDDHPKVSWVNHTGLKSHASYELGKKYLPRGCSSVFGFGIAGDSPEQQREKGIKLINSVKLFSHLANIGDAKSLIIHPASTTHQQLSTEEQLSTGVRPEFVRLSVGIEDIDDIIGDLKQALDQI